A part of Chloroflexota bacterium genomic DNA contains:
- a CDS encoding serpin family protein translates to MSKTRLSAGIVLLSLVTLIMSGCATPQPIPSPAPAPAPAPSPPPSPTPAPISVNILQSEKPRITSPEVNESDFTMLVEENSAFAFDLYQLLRQENNNVFFSPYSISQALAMTYSSARGETEKQMSDTLRFVLSQDRLHPAFNGLDIELSKRGEGAQGKDEEGFRLNIVNAIWGQEDYRFLSEFLDVLAENYGAGLRALDFVNAPEASRITINDWISEQTEGRIEDLIPEGAIDALTRLVLTNAIYFNAAWQFPFNEDATTDGPFYLLDGGEVIVPMMTQTESFGYAEGDDYQAVELPYDGHELSMVILLPREGRFETFESSMGYQRVTGIISSLAGQQVNLTIPKFEFESEFSLKKALTTMGMPVAFSADADFSGMTGNRDLAIDDVLHKAFVSVDEAGTEAAAATAVIMTLTAVPAPPVEVTVDRPFIFLIRDIETGTILFIGRVVNPSV, encoded by the coding sequence ATGAGTAAAACGAGATTATCTGCCGGAATCGTTCTTTTAAGTCTGGTTACTCTTATCATGTCAGGATGTGCCACACCTCAGCCGATTCCTTCTCCAGCCCCGGCCCCGGCTCCTGCTCCATCGCCTCCACCATCTCCAACTCCTGCACCCATATCAGTCAATATACTCCAGTCAGAGAAGCCGCGAATAACTTCGCCTGAAGTAAATGAATCCGATTTCACCATGCTGGTCGAAGAGAACAGCGCTTTCGCTTTCGACCTTTATCAGTTACTTAGACAGGAGAATAACAATGTCTTCTTTTCTCCATACAGTATCTCCCAGGCACTGGCGATGACCTACTCCAGTGCCCGCGGCGAGACCGAGAAGCAGATGTCCGACACCCTGCGCTTTGTCCTATCCCAGGATCGCCTGCATCCGGCATTTAACGGCCTTGATATCGAGCTCAGCAAACGCGGTGAGGGTGCCCAGGGGAAGGATGAAGAGGGCTTTCGCCTGAATATCGTGAACGCCATATGGGGTCAGGAAGACTACAGATTCCTCTCCGAATTCCTTGATGTCCTGGCTGAAAACTACGGTGCCGGGTTAAGGGCCCTTGATTTCGTCAATGCCCCCGAGGCATCTCGAATCACCATCAATGACTGGATAAGTGAACAGACCGAGGGCAGGATTGAAGACCTGATTCCAGAGGGTGCGATTGATGCACTAACACGTCTTGTCTTAACCAATGCCATTTACTTTAACGCGGCATGGCAATTTCCGTTCAACGAGGACGCGACTACCGATGGTCCCTTCTACCTGCTGGATGGCGGAGAGGTCATCGTGCCGATGATGACACAAACGGAATCGTTCGGCTATGCCGAGGGAGACGATTACCAGGCAGTGGAACTTCCCTACGATGGCCATGAACTCTCGATGGTTATTTTACTCCCCAGGGAAGGCCGGTTTGAGACTTTCGAAAGCTCAATGGGTTACCAGCGGGTTACCGGGATTATTTCAAGCCTTGCAGGCCAGCAGGTTAACCTGACGATACCAAAATTTGAGTTCGAATCCGAATTCAGCCTGAAGAAGGCCCTGACAACGATGGGCATGCCGGTGGCTTTCTCTGCGGACGCGGATTTTTCTGGCATGACGGGCAACCGGGACCTCGCCATAGATGACGTCCTGCACAAGGCTTTTGTCTCCGTCGATGAGGCCGGCACCGAAGCAGCAGCAGCCACAGCGGTGATAATGACGCTCACAGCGGTGCCCGCTCCTCCGGTCGAGGTTACGGTTGATCGACCCTTCATCTTTCTGATTAGAGACATTGAGACCGGCACGATACTGTTTATTGGACGCGTTGTTAATCCGAGCGTTTAG
- a CDS encoding nitroreductase family protein codes for MFNDLVRRNRCYRRFYEDVEISIDTLKELVDLARLSATGGNKQPLKFYLSCDPDRNSKIFPLLTWAGALPDWPGPSEGERPSAYIIILGDTEVSKSFGIDHGIAAQTILLGATEVGFGGCMLGSIRKDEAQKLLNVPSRYEILLTIALGKPKERVVIDTMKPGDDTKYWREKDSTHHVPKRSSEDILISE; via the coding sequence ATGTTTAACGACCTTGTTCGAAGAAATAGATGCTACCGGCGTTTCTATGAAGATGTCGAGATAAGCATTGATACATTGAAGGAACTGGTCGATCTAGCACGATTATCCGCAACGGGGGGGAACAAACAGCCACTTAAGTTCTATCTCAGTTGTGATCCAGATAGAAATAGCAAGATATTTCCTCTCCTGACTTGGGCTGGAGCCCTACCTGATTGGCCTGGGCCAAGTGAAGGAGAACGGCCATCAGCCTATATAATCATCTTGGGAGACACTGAAGTAAGTAAATCGTTCGGCATAGACCACGGCATCGCCGCACAAACCATATTGCTCGGAGCAACCGAGGTGGGTTTTGGCGGATGCATGTTAGGTTCAATCAGAAAAGATGAGGCACAAAAGCTATTGAACGTACCATCCCGATACGAGATATTACTGACAATAGCTTTAGGGAAACCAAAAGAAAGGGTAGTAATTGATACAATGAAGCCGGGTGATGATACTAAGTACTGGCGCGAGAAGGATAGTACGCATCATGTACCAAAACGCAGTTCAGAGGACATCCTCATCAGCGAATAA
- a CDS encoding HEAT repeat domain-containing protein codes for MSLTEDIKDFALDLGYSRVGITTAEPFPEYIANLKARHEMYSFYIDRPTQPLKGAEPRSVMPSAKSIVMVVYDAFKESFPEKLVGKIGRIYQARCYLTPSHRINGARYRLMRDFLESSGCQVDHEIRVPERLAACRAGTVTYGKNGFAFADGIGSFITVSGFVIDKELEYDAPTYEVKCPPKCTLCIDACPTGSLYEPMKMDPRRCIMFNHVVTQEKGDGKVGEVGSYIPPEIREKMGAWIHGCDICQEVCPRNRKRLKAQLPQNEFLARVAEDFELTKLLNLSDEFFTKRVQPLMYNYIYKKKYFQRNAAIALGNTGDPSFIPDLAQAMQDTEGMVRGYAAWGLGRIGGSRARQILESNLSGETDEFARTEIQSALSVA; via the coding sequence ATGTCGCTTACTGAAGATATCAAAGATTTTGCCCTTGACCTGGGCTACAGCCGGGTGGGTATCACCACCGCCGAGCCTTTTCCCGAATATATAGCCAACCTCAAGGCCAGGCACGAGATGTATTCCTTTTACATTGACCGCCCCACCCAGCCACTCAAAGGCGCGGAGCCCAGAAGCGTGATGCCGTCAGCCAAATCAATCGTTATGGTAGTTTACGACGCATTTAAGGAGTCCTTCCCAGAGAAACTGGTGGGCAAGATAGGCCGTATCTACCAGGCCAGGTGTTACCTGACCCCTTCCCATCGCATTAACGGGGCCCGATACCGACTTATGCGGGACTTTCTGGAGAGCAGCGGATGCCAGGTAGACCATGAAATAAGAGTCCCGGAGCGCCTGGCGGCGTGCCGGGCAGGTACAGTCACCTACGGAAAGAACGGCTTCGCCTTCGCTGATGGAATCGGGTCGTTCATTACTGTCAGCGGTTTCGTCATTGATAAGGAGCTTGAGTACGACGCACCGACGTACGAAGTAAAATGCCCTCCTAAATGCACCCTCTGTATTGACGCCTGTCCCACAGGTTCACTCTACGAGCCGATGAAGATGGACCCGCGCCGCTGCATCATGTTCAATCACGTGGTTACTCAGGAAAAGGGGGACGGCAAAGTAGGAGAAGTGGGAAGCTACATCCCGCCTGAAATCAGGGAGAAGATGGGGGCCTGGATTCACGGCTGTGACATCTGCCAGGAAGTATGCCCCAGAAACCGGAAAAGACTAAAGGCGCAGCTACCACAAAACGAGTTCCTGGCCAGGGTAGCCGAAGACTTTGAGCTGACGAAGCTGTTAAATCTGTCCGATGAGTTTTTCACTAAAAGAGTACAACCGCTAATGTATAACTACATTTATAAGAAGAAGTATTTCCAGAGAAATGCAGCCATAGCCCTTGGGAATACGGGTGACCCCTCGTTCATCCCCGACCTGGCCCAGGCAATGCAGGATACAGAGGGAATGGTTCGGGGCTATGCGGCCTGGGGTCTCGGGAGGATAGGGGGTAGCCGTGCTCGCCAAATTTTAGAGTCAAACTTGTCAGGCGAGACCGACGAATTTGCCAGGACGGAGATTCAATCCGCCCTAAGTGTTGCCTAG
- a CDS encoding DUF2807 domain-containing protein, with the protein MTMRKVMLYVALTLIMGVLTGVTGCIPGVGPTVTGSGKLAAWDFDYRDFTKVEAGYAFDVEIAKADSYLVRITIDDNLYEYLDISKSGDTLYIGLKPGYIHMNITQKAIINMPDLERVGLSGASKAKVDGFSSSHAVDFDLSGASQVDIKNMKAGNTNFKLSGASKASGSIEMADGRFDLSGASSLDLEGSANDVDIEASGASHVELSDFPVVDADINLSGASDVTINASGRLDGNLSGGSRLIYMGNPTLGSISANEGSTISQK; encoded by the coding sequence ATGACGATGCGAAAGGTCATGCTTTATGTTGCACTCACACTAATCATGGGTGTTCTCACAGGCGTCACCGGATGTATTCCCGGTGTTGGCCCAACTGTAACCGGCTCAGGCAAACTGGCGGCCTGGGATTTCGATTACCGTGACTTCACCAAGGTTGAAGCTGGATATGCGTTTGATGTTGAGATTGCCAAAGCAGATTCTTACCTGGTCCGCATTACCATCGACGATAATCTGTATGAGTATCTTGATATCAGCAAAAGCGGTGATACCCTTTATATAGGGCTTAAACCTGGCTATATCCATATGAATATAACGCAAAAAGCTATTATTAATATGCCGGATTTGGAAAGAGTAGGGTTATCTGGAGCCTCGAAGGCGAAAGTCGACGGGTTCAGTTCCTCACACGCCGTGGATTTTGACCTGTCGGGTGCAAGTCAGGTCGATATCAAGAATATGAAGGCTGGTAACACGAATTTTAAACTTTCCGGTGCGAGTAAAGCTTCCGGCAGTATTGAAATGGCTGACGGTAGATTCGACCTATCAGGAGCTAGCTCTCTTGACCTGGAAGGCTCGGCTAATGATGTTGATATTGAGGCATCGGGAGCCAGTCATGTGGAATTGTCCGATTTCCCTGTTGTGGATGCAGATATAAATCTCAGTGGTGCCAGTGATGTTACCATTAATGCCAGCGGCAGACTGGATGGTAACCTGAGTGGCGGCTCCAGACTTATCTATATGGGCAACCCTACACTGGGTAGCATCAGCGCGAATGAAGGTTCAACGATAAGTCAGAAATAA
- a CDS encoding alcohol dehydrogenase catalytic domain-containing protein: MKAAVVKGKRLIAYEEVPTPSVQPGTLLLKTIYCSICGTDLEYVDNQMHGNPIKAGAILGHEFAAEVAAVGEGVDGWSVGDRVTTGDYLLPCGQCYFCRRQLHHLCQGKDVSPRALPIIVRDYAHRLGAMAEYFVRPSHAAQKIPDNVSDEEAALVEPLRTGVSAVKTTGLKSGESAVVIGVGKIGMGTMLCAKAAGASPVIVIDPIRSRLDKALEMGADAVLNPNEVDVVSEVVKLTGAGPDAVIICVRSGDVLNQAVDMVRRAGIIGLAGYGLPTEIDPMVWWKKQVRFTTVAGGFGGPSGLIYTSMRMIANRQINIRPLISEIIPLKEVQRAFDSMYSGENLAPLLQP, encoded by the coding sequence ATGAAAGCAGCCGTTGTCAAAGGCAAAAGACTTATAGCATATGAGGAAGTGCCAACTCCATCGGTACAACCGGGAACACTGTTACTGAAGACCATATACTGCTCTATTTGTGGTACTGACCTTGAATATGTTGACAACCAAATGCATGGTAACCCTATCAAGGCAGGGGCTATACTTGGTCATGAGTTCGCGGCAGAGGTAGCAGCCGTAGGTGAAGGAGTCGATGGGTGGTCAGTCGGTGACCGAGTTACCACGGGTGACTACCTGTTGCCCTGTGGTCAATGCTATTTCTGCCGGCGTCAGTTACATCACCTCTGCCAGGGCAAGGATGTATCCCCGCGAGCATTACCTATAATAGTAAGAGATTACGCACACAGATTGGGGGCAATGGCCGAGTATTTCGTCAGGCCATCACACGCAGCCCAGAAAATACCCGACAATGTATCCGATGAGGAAGCAGCACTGGTGGAACCGCTCCGCACCGGAGTAAGCGCAGTCAAAACTACCGGGCTTAAGTCCGGGGAGTCAGCAGTCGTCATTGGAGTCGGGAAAATAGGCATGGGAACAATGCTATGTGCTAAAGCGGCTGGAGCATCCCCTGTTATTGTCATCGACCCGATTAGGTCCCGTCTGGATAAGGCCCTGGAAATGGGTGCCGACGCGGTTCTAAATCCCAATGAAGTTGATGTTGTCTCCGAGGTGGTAAAGCTCACGGGGGCGGGCCCGGATGCGGTCATCATTTGTGTCCGAAGTGGCGACGTCTTAAATCAAGCTGTCGACATGGTCAGACGCGCTGGTATAATAGGCTTGGCTGGATACGGGTTACCAACGGAGATTGACCCTATGGTTTGGTGGAAGAAGCAAGTAAGATTTACCACTGTCGCTGGCGGCTTCGGTGGGCCCAGTGGGTTAATATATACATCTATGCGTATGATAGCTAATAGGCAAATCAATATCAGGCCACTTATTTCTGAGATTATCCCTCTGAAGGAGGTACAGAGAGCTTTTGATTCTATGTACAGTGGAGAAAACTTAGCTCCTCTACTGCAGCCCTAA
- a CDS encoding MFS transporter: protein MSKQSRFYYGWVIVIVGILTMSLAYGVRYSFSVIFSTLLEQFHWSRDATAAILSFHILAYGVSAPIAGILVDRIGPRKTMSIGAILLASGVAASSLGNALWHYYVSFGLLGGIGLGLIGTVPFIRVITNWFVNKRGLALSLFFFGVGGQHLIYPLVAVLIEKLGLRGTFLAESVIVAGFLLPCIILFVRYHPLEMGLSPDGNAKNDTPSQTSQQLESDVLDKAWAATDWTLTKAMKTYRFWLLCFSAFSVWGITEHLLLAHHIAFAEDVGYSKLYASSVLTLFGVMMAIGAIGGTISDRLGREVAFSISTVLGVSGIVIIMQMTDTSQPWILYAYSVFFGLGIGMSIPVLAATVTDLFQGKNAGAAIGFVWFAFAIGGGIGPWLGGVIFEINGSYIVAFTIAAIMFIAGCIAVWLAAPRQVRIVAGRVKTRKYFELKR from the coding sequence ATGTCCAAACAGTCACGATTCTATTACGGCTGGGTTATTGTAATTGTTGGCATATTAACTATGTCCTTGGCTTATGGCGTTCGCTATTCCTTTTCTGTTATATTCTCCACTCTCCTGGAGCAATTCCATTGGTCAAGAGATGCCACGGCAGCTATATTATCTTTTCACATACTAGCCTATGGTGTCTCGGCTCCGATTGCAGGCATTCTAGTCGATAGAATAGGGCCAAGAAAAACAATGAGTATCGGTGCCATTCTACTTGCATCAGGAGTGGCCGCTTCGAGTTTAGGAAATGCTCTCTGGCACTATTATGTTTCCTTTGGGCTTTTAGGTGGTATTGGCCTAGGTTTGATAGGTACAGTACCTTTTATTAGAGTAATAACTAACTGGTTCGTGAATAAGCGTGGCCTAGCCCTTAGTCTTTTCTTCTTTGGTGTGGGTGGCCAGCATCTCATTTACCCATTAGTTGCAGTACTGATAGAAAAGTTGGGGTTGCGTGGGACTTTCCTTGCGGAATCGGTTATAGTTGCAGGTTTTCTTCTTCCTTGCATCATTCTCTTCGTACGCTATCATCCACTGGAAATGGGTCTCTCCCCAGATGGCAATGCCAAAAATGATACTCCATCCCAAACAAGCCAGCAACTTGAAAGTGATGTTTTGGATAAAGCCTGGGCCGCTACTGACTGGACACTAACTAAAGCTATGAAAACCTACCGATTCTGGCTTCTCTGTTTCTCTGCATTTTCCGTATGGGGGATTACTGAACACTTACTTTTGGCTCATCATATTGCTTTTGCTGAGGATGTCGGTTATAGTAAACTTTATGCCTCCTCAGTGTTGACACTCTTTGGTGTAATGATGGCCATAGGTGCAATAGGAGGCACCATCTCGGACCGTCTTGGTAGAGAGGTTGCCTTTAGTATAAGTACCGTGCTGGGTGTCTCTGGGATAGTTATTATTATGCAAATGACGGACACCTCTCAGCCCTGGATACTTTACGCCTATTCAGTATTTTTTGGGTTGGGCATCGGCATGAGTATCCCCGTCTTAGCTGCCACAGTCACAGACTTATTCCAAGGGAAAAACGCGGGGGCCGCCATTGGATTTGTTTGGTTTGCCTTTGCAATAGGCGGTGGAATAGGACCATGGCTCGGGGGTGTAATTTTCGAGATCAATGGTAGCTATATAGTAGCTTTCACCATTGCAGCCATTATGTTTATCGCAGGTTGCATCGCAGTATGGTTAGCAGCCCCACGTCAAGTAAGAATCGTAGCTGGGAGAGTAAAAACACGGAAATACTTTGAACTGAAAAGATAG
- a CDS encoding Glu/Leu/Phe/Val dehydrogenase yields the protein MEVQEQIDAICEKANVSDTCRLRLRECERELIVHFPVKMDNGKIYVFTGYRIQHNDTRGPSKGGIRYHPDITLDETRALAVLMTLKAAVVNIPYGGAKGAVACNPKLMSQDELERLTRRYTSEISMLIGPERDIPAPDLGTNPQVMAWIMDTYSMNKGYSVLGVVTGKPIELGGSLGRFEATGRGCMISTQLASKHLGIPLNAASVAVQGFGNVGATAAKLLSKDGSRITGISDSKGGIYNPNGLDVQKVARHKKETGSVINFKDAENITNTELLELECDILIPAAIENQIHKMNASSVKAKMIVEGANGPTTYEAAKVLRDKGIFVVPDILANAGGLVVSYFEWVQDLQSFFWSEEEVNNQLRRVMDNAFHEVLEISQRHKVDMRDAAYILAIKRIADTMRVRGIFP from the coding sequence ATGGAAGTACAAGAGCAAATTGACGCAATTTGCGAAAAGGCAAACGTCAGTGATACATGCCGTCTAAGGCTTAGGGAATGTGAGCGAGAACTCATTGTCCACTTTCCTGTGAAGATGGACAATGGGAAGATATACGTGTTCACAGGCTACCGGATTCAGCATAACGACACCCGAGGGCCATCCAAAGGAGGTATTCGCTATCATCCGGACATCACTTTGGATGAAACGAGAGCTTTAGCCGTTTTAATGACGTTGAAGGCAGCCGTTGTCAATATACCATACGGTGGAGCCAAGGGTGCTGTCGCATGCAACCCAAAGCTCATGTCCCAGGATGAGCTGGAAAGATTAACCCGGCGCTATACCAGCGAGATATCAATGTTAATCGGTCCGGAAAGGGATATCCCTGCCCCGGACCTGGGCACCAATCCCCAAGTAATGGCCTGGATTATGGATACCTACAGTATGAATAAGGGCTATTCCGTGTTGGGTGTGGTTACCGGCAAACCCATCGAGTTAGGTGGTAGTCTGGGCAGGTTCGAAGCAACAGGTCGAGGTTGCATGATTAGCACTCAACTGGCGAGCAAACATCTGGGCATCCCTCTAAATGCTGCCAGTGTGGCAGTTCAAGGTTTCGGGAATGTTGGGGCGACAGCAGCTAAACTGCTATCCAAAGACGGTAGTCGAATCACAGGAATAAGCGATTCAAAGGGTGGTATCTACAACCCAAACGGCCTCGATGTGCAAAAAGTCGCTCGGCACAAAAAAGAGACAGGTTCAGTAATCAATTTCAAAGATGCCGAAAACATAACCAATACCGAGCTCTTAGAACTCGAATGCGACATACTGATACCTGCGGCTATTGAAAATCAAATTCATAAAATGAACGCGAGTTCTGTTAAAGCAAAGATGATTGTAGAAGGCGCTAATGGACCGACTACCTATGAAGCCGCGAAGGTTCTTCGCGATAAGGGGATATTTGTTGTCCCCGACATATTAGCAAACGCCGGGGGACTGGTGGTATCTTACTTTGAATGGGTACAGGACTTGCAATCTTTCTTCTGGAGTGAAGAGGAAGTAAATAATCAACTGCGAAGAGTGATGGATAACGCCTTTCACGAAGTTCTGGAAATTAGCCAGCGTCATAAAGTAGATATGAGAGATGCTGCCTATATTCTTGCCATAAAACGAATAGCAGATACAATGCGCGTCAGGGGAATATTCCCGTAG
- a CDS encoding tetratricopeptide repeat protein — protein sequence MLFNKKCPNCGARNPKDAISCATCGVPFELKQTETRKAIKNYEKTIQEKAARPNLMDADAYNTQGNRHLEQRQLKRAIADFNEAVRLDPKYTVAYGNRAIAYKLQGNKTKAISDFERFIALASDPRMIQVAKQQIKELSMQ from the coding sequence ATGTTATTTAATAAGAAGTGCCCGAATTGTGGAGCCAGGAACCCTAAAGATGCCATAAGCTGTGCTACCTGCGGTGTACCATTTGAACTGAAGCAGACAGAGACTCGAAAAGCCATTAAGAATTACGAGAAAACTATCCAGGAGAAAGCTGCCCGCCCCAACCTCATGGATGCCGATGCCTACAACACGCAGGGCAACCGCCACCTGGAGCAGCGTCAACTCAAGAGAGCCATCGCGGACTTTAACGAAGCCGTCCGCCTCGACCCCAAGTATACCGTCGCCTACGGCAACCGGGCTATAGCTTACAAACTACAGGGCAATAAAACCAAGGCTATTTCTGATTTTGAAAGGTTCATCGCCCTTGCTTCCGACCCCAGGATGATACAGGTTGCCAAGCAGCAGATTAAAGAACTCTCCATGCAATGA
- the arcC gene encoding carbamate kinase has translation MVSNKNKTKTFVIALGGNSILRAKEKGTADEQYENLDRTAEQLLDLLSSGNRVVITHGNGPQVGNLLLADEAAKNVVPPMPLDVLGAQTEGYMGYMIQNTLANHLRQAGAPHNITTVVTQVIVDKNDPAFKDPSKPIGPFYDVNTAEQLRQEKGWDIIEDSARGYRRVVPSPIPINIQQARIIKSMLDAGEIVIAVGGGGIPMVREDNRNLRGVEAVIDKDYASARLAIEIDADVLFILTAVEHVYRDFASPHQKALENLSLAEARKLLEDGHFGRGSMEPKIRAAIIFLEETDPSREREVIITFPETALKALEGKTGTRITR, from the coding sequence ATGGTTTCGAATAAAAACAAAACCAAGACATTCGTGATTGCTCTTGGTGGCAACTCTATCCTCAGGGCAAAGGAGAAGGGAACCGCCGACGAACAATATGAGAATTTGGACCGCACGGCTGAACAGCTGCTGGATTTGCTCAGCAGTGGGAACCGTGTCGTAATCACTCATGGGAACGGGCCGCAGGTTGGCAACTTACTCCTCGCCGATGAGGCGGCAAAAAACGTGGTGCCCCCCATGCCCCTAGATGTCTTGGGAGCACAGACAGAAGGGTACATGGGCTACATGATTCAGAATACTCTGGCCAACCATCTGAGACAGGCGGGGGCACCGCATAATATCACCACCGTGGTGACTCAGGTGATAGTGGACAAGAATGACCCCGCCTTCAAAGACCCCTCCAAACCCATCGGTCCCTTCTACGACGTAAACACGGCGGAACAGCTGCGGCAGGAGAAGGGCTGGGATATCATCGAAGACAGCGCCCGTGGCTACCGTCGCGTCGTTCCTTCGCCGATACCGATCAACATCCAGCAAGCCAGGATTATCAAGAGCATGCTGGATGCCGGTGAGATAGTAATCGCTGTCGGCGGGGGCGGAATCCCGATGGTGAGGGAGGACAATCGCAATTTGCGCGGCGTTGAAGCGGTAATCGACAAGGACTACGCCTCAGCCCGCCTGGCTATAGAGATCGATGCTGACGTCCTCTTTATTCTTACGGCTGTGGAGCACGTATATCGAGACTTTGCCTCGCCTCACCAGAAGGCATTGGAGAACCTGAGCCTGGCAGAAGCCAGGAAGCTTCTGGAGGACGGACACTTCGGCAGGGGAAGCATGGAACCCAAGATCCGGGCGGCCATAATATTCCTGGAAGAGACAGACCCGTCGCGGGAGCGAGAGGTGATTATAACCTTTCCTGAGACTGCGCTAAAAGCGCTGGAGGGAAAGACCGGCACCCGGATTACCCGGTAA
- a CDS encoding serine/threonine protein kinase — protein sequence MAKIVNSWNEWDPLKRVIIGRPEGTNVPAPEPAWWYDLPLGGFPLGQWGPFPQEMVDAANEQMNYLVSVLEKRGVTVERVDIQPFMLNVPVSNPYWTQLNCHGVNNTRDITMIHGNYIVEATTCRRTRYWERMNLRPIFERYFKEDPGVVHFAAPIPMLTDESYVRNYYYDFEHTWTDEQKKQRLHNWEFQLSEKEPLWDAADAMRFGKDIFHQGSCVTNKGGMDWLKRMFASLGIRVHHVLFDTPWPPSPDRPDNYHPWHIDVNLVPLRPGLAVYNPDWAPRTPEMWELFKINDWELIPAARPVHVHKNKVYLTGLYEGKSWISMNTFSIDPKTVCVEAHETAYCEQLDKLGFEVVPIPYEKVIPFGGALHCTTLDVYREGKCEDYFPKQIEGY from the coding sequence ATGGCAAAGATCGTAAACTCTTGGAATGAATGGGACCCGTTGAAGCGTGTGATCATAGGAAGGCCAGAGGGCACTAACGTTCCGGCTCCGGAACCGGCCTGGTGGTATGACCTCCCGCTGGGCGGGTTTCCGCTGGGGCAGTGGGGACCGTTCCCGCAGGAGATGGTGGATGCGGCCAACGAGCAGATGAACTATTTAGTGTCAGTGCTTGAGAAGCGGGGCGTCACCGTCGAGCGAGTAGACATTCAGCCCTTCATGCTGAATGTGCCGGTTTCGAACCCGTATTGGACGCAGCTTAACTGCCATGGCGTCAACAACACCCGCGACATCACCATGATTCATGGCAACTACATCGTTGAGGCCACGACCTGCCGTCGAACACGCTACTGGGAACGTATGAATCTCCGGCCGATCTTTGAACGGTACTTCAAGGAAGACCCCGGGGTAGTTCATTTTGCAGCGCCCATACCGATGCTCACGGATGAGTCCTACGTCAGGAACTACTACTATGACTTCGAGCATACGTGGACGGATGAGCAGAAGAAGCAGAGGCTGCACAACTGGGAGTTCCAGCTGTCCGAGAAGGAACCACTGTGGGACGCCGCCGATGCCATGCGGTTTGGTAAGGACATCTTCCACCAGGGCTCGTGCGTGACGAACAAGGGTGGCATGGACTGGCTGAAGCGTATGTTCGCGTCGCTCGGCATCAGGGTGCACCATGTCCTGTTCGACACTCCCTGGCCCCCCTCGCCTGACAGACCGGACAACTATCACCCGTGGCACATCGATGTGAACCTGGTACCGCTGCGGCCGGGGCTGGCAGTATACAATCCAGACTGGGCGCCGCGTACTCCGGAGATGTGGGAATTATTCAAGATAAACGACTGGGAACTGATTCCCGCAGCGAGGCCGGTCCACGTGCATAAGAACAAGGTATACCTGACCGGGCTGTATGAGGGTAAGTCGTGGATATCAATGAACACCTTCTCCATCGACCCGAAGACGGTCTGTGTGGAGGCGCACGAGACAGCGTACTGTGAGCAGCTGGATAAGCTCGGTTTTGAGGTGGTCCCCATCCCGTATGAAAAGGTGATCCCGTTTGGTGGAGCTCTGCATTGCACCACGCTGGACGTCTATCGCGAGGGCAAATGCGAGGATTACTTCCCCAAACAGATTGAGGGTTATTGA